In Colletotrichum destructivum chromosome 1, complete sequence, the sequence CTGTTTTCCAAACCATCGTTCCTTCAgttgaaaaagaaagaaaaactcCCCGAACGAGAGAACACCAGAAAAGTACAAATAATTGGGCCCTGATACCTCCTTTTTTGCGATTCAATATCTCAATCCTGTTGTGTCTAGAATGATTACATAATCACACGTAACAGACAGTGACCCGCCTCGGATGGTTACGTCGAGAAATTGCGATGACAGGTTATCACACCaagccctcgacgacgactgggACAAAGGACCTTTTGCGCACTCTCGAATCAAATGACATTACAGAAATAGCAGATCACGAGCACGTTGCTCAGTAACGCCACCCTGCAGATCCGCCCGCCATGCGCGAGTTCATGAGCTACGTGCAGAGCGCGTTCTACGAGGCGACTGGCTGGAACCGCGACAACTCGTACTCGTCGCTCAACGCAACTGCGGATGGTACGCTGGGTGCTTCCGCGACATCTTTGCTGCCTCTGACGATCGAAGTTAGCTGACACACACTACTGCTCACAGCACTGCTCAACTTCCCGACGCCGCAAGGCCTCCGTCTCACTCTCTCCTCTCTGGCGACCCCTCACTTCGCGACGTCATACCAGctcggctccgtcggcgttgtcgaCGGCTCCATCTCGTACCTATACTCGTCCGTGCCGCTCCGTGCGAATCTTGTCCCTCAATCCGATGTCATCCCGCTACCGGCGCTGCTGCGCGCCTACCGACCGCTCGCCGACCTCCCGCCCCGAATCGAAGCGACACCATACCCCCTGCTCAGCCCGGCCGCCGCATCGCTGTTGTATGGCCGTCTCTACCTCCCCGAGTCCATGCTTGAGGCTCTCGTTGTTAAGCGGATCTCCCCCGCGCTACAGCTTCAACTCAGCGCGGTGTCGGGCAAGTTTCTGCGCAACGGCGGCACGCTGCTGGGACTGGCCCAATATGACGTTGGCAGGTatgccgtcgagggccttgCTTCATCGGACGgtggcctcctcggcttccgaGGCATGTACAACTTTGGCGGAGACGTGGAGAACAACCAACAACCACAATTGCGCTCCGGCGGCCGGCCGACCGGGAAGCCGGTCGGAGTCGGTGAGGACGCGAAGGAGCGGATCTACGGACGAttcagcgccggcggcgagatATACTATGGCACATTGAACAAATCGGGCGGCGTCAGCTTCGGGGGCCGTTTCGCGACGCTGCCCGAGCATCGCGGGACaccgttgacggcgacgctGACGCTAAACCCCCTGATGGGCAACATCAGCGCCAGCTACGCTGTCGTGGCGGGCAAGCACTGCAGCCTCGCGACGAGGATGGACTTCAATGTGTACAGCTATGAGAGCGACTGGTCCGTGGGCATGGAGCTGTGGCGCAAAAACCTGACCCGCAACATTGAGCCGGCACTTTCGGCCGAGAGCCTCGTCAAGAAAGAGCGGAGCTTCCAGGCGAAGCTGGAGTGGCGGCTGGATGAGCCCGAGGGCGTACCTGAACCCGAGGAGCTGAGacccgtcgtcgtggccggcAACAGGGACGAGGAACGTAAGGAGAAGCCGAGGGAGCGCAGCTTTCAGGCGAAGATGGAGTGGAGACTGGATGACCCTGCGTCGGATGAAACGAAGGCGGTGGAGGACGAATACGGCAATGTCATCAAGGCGCGGTTGGACCAGAATATGAAAATCGGGATCATGTGGGAGGGCAGGGTCAAGTCTCTCCTCTTCAGCCTCGGCAGCGCCATCGACCTGCGCAAGCTTGATTCGCCATTCCGCACGCTGGGGGTGGAAATACAGTTCTCGTCATGAATGGACCGCGATATTGAGAACCCACCGGCACATTCTTTCCGATGCGACGCTGGGCCCCGAGGTCTCTCGGTCGCAATCTCAGGCAGTTGAACtgtgggcgggcgggcgggcgtcTTCGGTAACGCCGCCTTTGCAACCGTTGGATTTGATATCGGCGTCGCAGCTATGGGTCATACGCCATACAGGCACAACACGAAGTGACGCCGTAGGTATTTGCATGGGATGGGGCGAGGGAGTGCGACGCCGTCTATGCCGATTATCATGCCGGGAAAGCCACGCCGGGAGGCATCAAGGGACATCGCCGAAAGCAGTATGGACAGCACGATGGCTTGCGAAGAAAGGACCACGATAACGTCCGGGTCGTTCACTGTAGGACCACCGACGGAAACAAGCGGCCGGCTTGGCCAAAGCTTGACTGGCAGGACATATCGTGGCCAAGCTGTCTTGGCGATGGGACGATCAACAACGAAAGACATCTTGCGTGCATTCACGCCAGGATATTACCACTGAGCGATCAACGATCAACAGAGAGGGCGCTGCGGGTGTCTGGACTAGGTTGAATATCTGATGGTTTGAGTGGATGCCATCAAACATTGTACGGATACACTTCTCGGAGATATCTCCAAGATAGTACCCGCACTCGCCGATGTTGTGCCTACACGGCACCGCTCCAAGCGAAAAAAATTAAAATTCTCCAAACTCAAAATAAATCCAAATAGTGCCAAAGAAATCCTGCGGAGCACCCGACATGATCATATGTGCCGCTATACTCGTGTGCCAGCCTACGTATGATCGGAAATCAGTGCGAGACACAGTCATGCGGTCGCGGGATTAGGATGCCTTGGGTACGgttgctgctgatgctgctgacGCTGCGATATCAGCGCGAGGACCTTGATGGTCAAGCTCGTGTGGAGAACCTTGATGGCTAGCTCGCCAACCAATGGGATGCTGCGCAATCTGGGATCAAAATCTGATGGCGTGGAGCAGCCGCGGACTAGCGCGACGGGCCAGGGATGGTGCCAGTTTTGGGCTGCCAGCGAACTGGGAACGAAGTGGCATGGATGATGACTGACTGTACGTACCTTTGGTGCTGATCGAGGGTTCAATATGGGATCGTGTTGGTGTTGCGTAAGTTGTCTTGTCACCGTATTGTTAACATCATGGTAAATGAATTTGAGAAAGCAGGTGCTGCACCTGGCGGTTCACAGCTGGGATCGTTTTGCTTGGCGGGCTTGGGTGAATGCGGAAGCTACAAGGAGCTGCTTCTGTACAGAGAACTCCATGTCTCTCCGATAAGAGCAGCGACGTAGGAACAAGGTACGAAAGTGGACCCGAGTCCATGGTTGGCCATCAAGGTTCTCATTTTCCATTTTGCGCGACCGCTGGTGCCCATCCGTGCTTGCGCCGCCGCTCTGGTCAACAGTTCCCGGTCTTGCAATGGCACTGCCAACCTGTCGCGGTATGACCGCAGAATCAATACCCAACCGCCGAAACTTTATCAACCTTCAAGACTTTGGGTTCCCTGTCGAAAATCTCCTCTCgcgtcgccctgctcgaTTACCTTTGGACCCTGTGAGGACATcggccgaagaagaaaattAAGAAAAAAACAGGGGAGATAGAGACAGAGACAACATACCCACCTTGACGTCTCCCTTCCATCAGCTCGCGCACCAGGAGAACCACAGAAaaccgacggcgccgacgaaaCAAGATACTGCTGTTACCACTGTTACTCTCTGTCTCTTCCTTCGTCCTGCAAGGTGCCGGGTTTCCGACCCTTTTGTGGTtcctccgtcctcgtcgtttCGAGTCCCCTTGTGCTCAAGCGGGGGGTCCCTCCGTCCTTCTTATGCCCTCCTAACCCCCGTCCGCGACCGACCATCCGGGTTCTCAACATCTCTCTTCTCGCCGCACACCACCACGTTTTCCCAAAGACTTCGCATTCTTTTCTCCAATCGACAAGATCCCCTGCTCTTGGCGCATCTTATATACTGCCCAACGCCTGTCCCAGAGCCTCACTTCTCCCCATTTACCAAGACGCCAAGCTGCCAGCCAAGACCTGCAAGGATCCATTTCCAAAGCG encodes:
- a CDS encoding Putative mitochondrial distribution and morphology protein, translated to MREFMSYVQSAFYEATGWNRDNSYSSLNATADALLNFPTPQGLRLTLSSLATPHFATSYQLGSVGVVDGSISYLYSSVPLRANLVPQSDVIPLPALLRAYRPLADLPPRIEATPYPLLSPAAASLLYGRLYLPESMLEALVVKRISPALQLQLSAVSGKFLRNGGTLLGLAQYDVGRYAVEGLASSDGGLLGFRGMYNFGGDVENNQQPQLRSGGRPTGKPVGVGEDAKERIYGRFSAGGEIYYGTLNKSGGVSFGGRFATLPEHRGTPLTATLTLNPLMGNISASYAVVAGKHCSLATRMDFNVYSYESDWSVGMELWRKNLTRNIEPALSAESLVKKERSFQAKLEWRLDEPEGVPEPEELRPVVVAGNRDEERKEKPRERSFQAKMEWRLDDPASDETKAVEDEYGNVIKARLDQNMKIGIMWEGRVKSLLFSLGSAIDLRKLDSPFRTLGVEIQFSS